The Leptospira fletcheri genome includes a region encoding these proteins:
- a CDS encoding LysR family transcriptional regulator, whose product MEFRQIGYFLEIVKSGTFQKAADRLGLTQPAMSRQMALLERELGCVLLHRGSRAVRMTAKGELFLSYAERMKDLWAELKEGMKEPGRELSGTFSISAGGTVSAWILPQIIKRILTEYPGLSLSVREGDAQETKDSLLGGDADLGILTGPVNEPGLVEMEFLSDRIVPVASRGHEIFRKKRIRLSDLEDQPFVYFHPASAVRRAVEKKTRKLGKKFRPRIVMELRSVESVVKALETGLGIGFLSEYSVGKELKRLELPELFAERKFYLCHRKFVRSGLSLLVDKIRSAASVVRP is encoded by the coding sequence ATGGAATTCAGACAAATCGGTTACTTTCTCGAAATCGTAAAGAGCGGAACGTTTCAAAAGGCAGCGGACCGTCTCGGGCTCACCCAACCCGCCATGTCCAGACAAATGGCTCTCTTGGAAAGGGAACTGGGTTGTGTTCTTTTGCATCGAGGTTCTAGGGCAGTGAGGATGACCGCCAAAGGGGAATTGTTTTTGTCCTATGCGGAACGGATGAAGGATTTGTGGGCGGAACTAAAGGAAGGTATGAAGGAACCCGGAAGAGAGCTGAGCGGAACGTTTTCGATTTCCGCCGGCGGAACCGTTTCCGCATGGATTCTTCCGCAGATTATCAAGAGAATTTTAACTGAATATCCTGGTTTGTCCCTTTCCGTGAGAGAAGGGGACGCGCAGGAAACCAAGGATAGCTTGTTGGGCGGGGACGCCGATCTCGGGATTTTGACGGGTCCGGTAAACGAACCGGGTTTGGTGGAGATGGAATTCCTTTCCGACAGGATCGTGCCGGTGGCTTCGAGAGGGCATGAAATCTTTCGTAAGAAGAGGATCCGGCTTTCCGATCTGGAGGATCAGCCGTTCGTTTATTTTCATCCGGCTTCCGCTGTTAGGCGAGCTGTGGAAAAGAAGACCAGAAAATTGGGAAAAAAGTTCCGCCCTAGGATCGTTATGGAATTGAGGAGCGTGGAATCGGTCGTCAAGGCTTTGGAGACTGGGTTGGGAATCGGTTTCTTATCGGAATATTCCGTCGGCAAAGAACTGAAGAGGTTGGAACTTCCCGAACTCTTTGCGGAAAGGAAGTTTTATCTCTGTCACAGAAAATTCGTCCGTTCCGGATTGTCCCTACTTGTGGACAAAATCCGGTCTGCGGCTTCCGTTGTTCGTCCGTAG
- the leuC gene encoding 3-isopropylmalate dehydratase large subunit: protein MPKTLYDKIWEEHSVLREENGENLLFVDRHLVHEVTSAQAFEGLRQRNRKVKHPELTLAVVDHNVSTRNRTDKNAAGPVSRRQIEAIERNCEEFGIRLFGWDHVDRGIGHILAPELGFTLPGNLIVCGDSHTATHGAFGALAFGIGTSEVEHVFATQTLKQRKSKSMLVSLVGKLKNGITAKDVALSLIGKIGTDGGQGYVMEYSGEAVLEFSMEERMTLCNMSIEAGARAGLVAPDEKTFAYLQKTELSPKGMSFEEAVSFWLSLRSDPDAMYDKTVFLDVSEVEPQVTWGTNPSQTGSVLGRVPFPNDIEDPVRKETAQKALHYMGLTPGTRMEDIGVDKVFIGSCTNSRIEDLRSAAKLAKGRKVHPKVQAIVVPGSGRVKRQAESEGIDKIFLDAGFEWREPGCSLCLAMNDDILLPGERCASTSNRNFEGRQGRGGLTHLVSPAMAVGAAIQGKFTDVRGWKEL, encoded by the coding sequence GTGCCTAAAACTCTTTACGACAAAATTTGGGAGGAACATTCCGTCCTCCGCGAGGAAAATGGAGAAAATCTTCTCTTCGTGGACAGGCATCTGGTCCACGAAGTCACATCCGCACAGGCTTTCGAAGGATTAAGACAGCGGAACAGAAAGGTCAAGCACCCTGAGTTGACTCTTGCGGTAGTGGATCATAATGTTTCCACTCGGAATCGGACGGATAAAAACGCGGCAGGGCCCGTGTCCAGACGCCAAATCGAAGCAATCGAACGGAATTGCGAGGAATTCGGGATCCGACTTTTCGGATGGGACCACGTAGATAGAGGAATCGGACACATATTGGCTCCGGAGTTAGGATTTACCCTTCCCGGAAATCTGATCGTATGCGGAGATTCCCATACGGCGACTCACGGTGCATTCGGGGCCTTGGCGTTCGGTATCGGAACAAGTGAAGTGGAGCACGTGTTCGCAACTCAAACCCTGAAACAAAGAAAATCCAAATCCATGCTGGTTTCTCTGGTCGGAAAACTGAAGAACGGAATCACCGCTAAAGACGTAGCCTTGTCTCTGATCGGAAAAATCGGAACCGACGGAGGACAGGGATATGTGATGGAATATTCCGGCGAAGCGGTGCTGGAATTTTCCATGGAGGAACGGATGACTCTTTGCAATATGAGCATCGAAGCGGGAGCGAGAGCCGGACTGGTCGCTCCGGACGAAAAGACGTTCGCATATTTGCAAAAAACGGAACTTTCCCCGAAAGGAATGTCGTTTGAAGAAGCGGTCTCTTTCTGGTTAAGCCTACGTTCCGATCCGGACGCTATGTATGACAAGACCGTATTCTTGGATGTATCCGAAGTGGAACCGCAGGTAACCTGGGGAACGAATCCTTCCCAGACAGGTTCCGTCCTTGGCAGAGTTCCGTTTCCGAATGACATAGAGGATCCTGTACGAAAAGAAACCGCGCAAAAAGCTCTACATTACATGGGGCTGACTCCGGGTACCAGGATGGAGGACATTGGAGTGGACAAGGTTTTCATCGGTTCCTGCACGAACTCCAGGATCGAAGATTTGCGTTCTGCGGCAAAACTCGCAAAAGGGAGAAAAGTCCATCCGAAGGTCCAGGCAATCGTGGTGCCAGGATCCGGCCGAGTCAAACGTCAGGCGGAATCGGAAGGAATAGACAAGATCTTTTTGGATGCGGGTTTCGAATGGAGAGAGCCGGGCTGCTCTCTCTGCTTGGCGATGAACGACGACATTCTTCTCCCCGGCGAGCGTTGCGCTTCCACATCCAATCGAAATTTCGAAGGGAGACAGGGACGCGGCGGTCTGACCCACTTAGTGAGTCCCGCAATGGCCGTGGGCGCCGCGATCCAAGGAAAATTTACGGACGTAAGAGGATGGAAAGAATTATGA
- the leuD gene encoding 3-isopropylmalate dehydratase small subunit: protein MNGWTKHKGVVAPLLRADIDTDQILPKQFMKKIERSGFGKHLFHDWRYSDEEGKIPNPNFILNRPGYASASILLVGPNFGCGSSREHAPWALADFGIRAIIAPSFADIFSINSPKNGIALLMIGEPEMEALRKEIDSDPFVEVGIDLSDKTLGTNRSKFGFDLDEDSIQRIRNGWDDVDLTLDKSETIREFENRYFKNRSFQMPNAVR from the coding sequence ATGAACGGTTGGACGAAACACAAGGGAGTCGTGGCGCCTTTGCTGAGAGCGGATATAGATACGGACCAAATTCTGCCGAAGCAATTCATGAAAAAGATAGAACGTAGCGGTTTTGGAAAGCATCTCTTTCACGACTGGAGATACTCGGACGAGGAAGGCAAAATCCCGAATCCGAATTTCATCCTGAATCGACCCGGCTACGCTTCCGCAAGCATACTATTGGTCGGGCCGAATTTCGGATGCGGTTCCAGCAGGGAACACGCGCCCTGGGCGCTTGCCGATTTCGGAATCCGCGCCATCATCGCGCCTTCCTTTGCGGACATCTTTTCGATCAATTCTCCTAAAAACGGAATCGCCTTATTAATGATAGGCGAACCGGAAATGGAAGCACTTCGGAAAGAAATCGATTCGGATCCCTTTGTGGAAGTCGGCATAGATCTCTCCGATAAAACTCTCGGAACGAACCGGTCTAAATTCGGATTCGACTTGGACGAGGATTCGATCCAAAGAATCCGGAACGGTTGGGACGACGTGGACTTGACCTTGGACAAATCCGAAACGATCCGAGAATTCGAGAATCGATATTTCAAGAACCGATCCTTTCAGATGCCGAATGCGGTTCGGTAA
- a CDS encoding lysophospholipid acyltransferase family protein, whose amino-acid sequence MNESNEPELRIKKPFVEIPPESVRSGIFRLDRQSLGSPIHLKEGVTLRYETPPDRKRSLLDRFLLGSDLAFLIGYFGEIFASRKQCLENQYTDEVWLESSGRILDVLEGCQGKFLIEGLEHAISPKGPVVFAGNHMSVLETFVFPFFLVPHRPVTYVVKESLVKGNLFGPIMRSRNPIAVGRTNPREDLVKVLEQGTKILKGGTSIVVFPQSTRTRTFHPNEFNSIAVKLASRAGVPVVPFAVKTDFWENGKWMKDIGSLYRDRVIHFKFDPPLSPEQDSRKNQEVLLEFVLKTLKGWGVEIKESEGESE is encoded by the coding sequence ATGAACGAATCGAATGAGCCGGAACTTAGAATCAAAAAACCGTTCGTGGAAATCCCTCCGGAATCGGTTCGAAGCGGAATTTTTCGGTTAGATAGACAATCTCTGGGTTCGCCCATCCATCTAAAGGAGGGGGTCACGTTGCGATACGAAACTCCTCCGGACCGGAAACGCAGCCTTCTAGACCGATTCTTACTAGGGAGCGACCTAGCATTTTTGATCGGGTATTTCGGAGAGATTTTTGCCAGTAGGAAACAATGCCTGGAGAATCAATACACGGACGAAGTCTGGTTGGAATCCTCCGGTAGAATCCTGGACGTACTGGAAGGTTGCCAGGGAAAATTCTTGATCGAAGGATTGGAACACGCGATCTCTCCGAAAGGTCCTGTGGTCTTCGCGGGAAATCATATGAGCGTTTTGGAAACGTTCGTATTTCCGTTCTTTCTAGTTCCGCATCGTCCGGTCACCTACGTCGTAAAGGAAAGCCTCGTCAAAGGCAACTTGTTCGGTCCGATCATGAGATCCAGGAATCCCATCGCCGTAGGTAGAACCAACCCGAGAGAAGATCTGGTAAAAGTCCTGGAACAGGGAACCAAAATCCTAAAAGGCGGAACTTCGATCGTCGTTTTTCCCCAGAGCACGAGAACCAGAACCTTTCATCCGAACGAATTCAATTCCATAGCCGTAAAGCTCGCCTCTCGTGCAGGAGTCCCCGTGGTTCCGTTCGCCGTAAAAACCGATTTTTGGGAAAACGGAAAATGGATGAAGGACATAGGAAGTCTGTACCGGGACAGAGTCATTCATTTCAAGTTCGATCCCCCTCTTTCTCCCGAACAGGATTCCCGAAAAAACCAGGAAGTCCTCTTGGAGTTCGTATTAAAAACTCTGAAAGGATGGGGAGTCGAGATCAAGGAGTCCGAGGGAGAATCCGAGTAG
- a CDS encoding helix-turn-helix domain-containing protein, with protein MENEELLEWETEERSYLGSRPNLKYVYPGLFVRALRRIHGYSRKELSEKLGNVGVEYVTSLEKGTLMIGKDLARKLAEIFETSAEIFI; from the coding sequence ATGGAAAACGAAGAATTGCTGGAATGGGAGACGGAAGAGAGAAGCTACCTTGGCTCCAGACCGAACCTGAAATACGTATATCCGGGCCTTTTCGTCCGTGCTTTGAGACGGATCCACGGATATTCCCGGAAAGAACTTTCTGAGAAGCTAGGAAACGTAGGTGTGGAATACGTTACCTCCCTTGAAAAAGGAACACTGATGATCGGGAAAGACTTGGCGAGGAAGCTTGCGGAAATTTTTGAAACCTCGGCGGAAATATTTATTTAA
- a CDS encoding hybrid sensor histidine kinase/response regulator, producing MAKFGVRLVLGIISFTICFLFYLHFLDPPFSPKITDILSFGAYTVLFLHLGLWVGLEIGFKENSFFFRTKTFSHPGELRRSLEEKNRAEALLQCLFNGLDASLPLHQLLIKLMETVEQFSPDTFTSVVLLDPLGARTEKVLSPSLPQEYLRSLEKFPIGPKAGSCGTSAYTGKTVIVEDIRTSPLWADYKHLAIKHCLLACWSTPIRSPEGKIIGTFAIYYKTVRAPLERDLRLIFFAAYLVQLSLQYQRSEEGRRKSENKYRDLVENASDGIFIADSEGKLLEVNPSGCRMLGYKREELLKLNLTDLVQAEDLSGMPFRFFDLQDRKMMILERRLVRKDKTLVTVEISAKYLDSGLLQGIVRDVSERTAAERTLRQAQKMESIGLLAGGIAHDFNNLLTMILGTAEVLRTLSSSNPELKRHSERIIEACGRGKGITKQLLLFSSPVSSEMKPTSLPPLLKEVTDMMRFSLPKNISLQTNFSSLDKVILADSGHLHQAVMNLILNARDALPNGGRISVQGGIVDGKTLSLKFPGANETNYVELDIADTGVGIEDDYKDRIFEPFYTTKGKNGTGLGLSIVRGIVTEHSGFISVESEKGKGTKFSLYFPVVHSKSKEENNILEKSNHLDLSALLVDDEELVLEALGELLRLMGAEVQTCKTAEEAILLYKKGPEKFDVVITDLEMPGMGGEALICQLFDLNPQASIIVTSGNIEREKKKSLQLKGVRGFLDKPYKASEINEILGKSRFKKTV from the coding sequence ATGGCTAAATTTGGAGTCAGATTGGTGCTCGGAATCATCTCTTTTACGATATGCTTCCTCTTCTACTTGCACTTTCTTGATCCTCCTTTTTCTCCTAAAATTACCGACATCCTTTCTTTTGGCGCCTACACCGTCCTTTTTTTGCATCTAGGACTTTGGGTCGGATTAGAGATCGGTTTTAAGGAAAATTCCTTTTTTTTCCGGACCAAAACTTTTTCCCATCCCGGCGAACTACGCAGGTCTCTGGAAGAAAAGAATCGTGCAGAAGCCTTGTTGCAATGCCTATTCAACGGACTCGATGCTTCCCTTCCTCTCCACCAATTGTTGATCAAATTGATGGAAACGGTGGAACAATTTTCCCCCGATACCTTTACATCAGTCGTACTTCTGGATCCGCTCGGAGCCCGGACCGAAAAGGTCCTCTCCCCCAGTCTTCCTCAGGAATACCTCCGCTCTTTGGAAAAATTTCCGATCGGACCGAAGGCCGGATCCTGCGGCACCTCCGCTTATACAGGAAAAACGGTGATCGTGGAGGATATCCGGACGAGCCCGCTTTGGGCGGACTACAAACATCTCGCTATCAAGCATTGTCTACTCGCCTGCTGGTCCACCCCGATCCGATCGCCGGAGGGAAAGATCATCGGAACTTTCGCTATCTATTATAAAACCGTACGGGCTCCTCTGGAACGTGACCTGAGACTGATCTTTTTTGCGGCCTACCTAGTCCAACTTTCTCTCCAATACCAACGATCGGAGGAAGGCAGAAGAAAGAGCGAAAACAAATACCGCGATCTTGTAGAGAACGCCTCCGACGGAATTTTCATCGCCGACTCCGAAGGAAAACTTTTAGAAGTCAATCCCAGCGGATGCAGAATGCTGGGTTACAAACGGGAAGAATTACTGAAATTGAATTTAACGGATTTGGTCCAGGCGGAAGACCTTTCCGGCATGCCGTTCCGTTTCTTCGACTTACAGGACAGAAAGATGATGATCTTGGAGCGCCGTCTGGTCCGAAAAGACAAGACCTTGGTCACCGTAGAGATCAGCGCAAAATATCTCGACTCCGGACTTTTGCAAGGGATCGTAAGGGACGTATCGGAGAGAACGGCTGCGGAACGAACTCTCAGACAGGCGCAAAAAATGGAAAGTATCGGCCTCTTGGCCGGAGGAATCGCGCACGACTTTAACAATCTATTAACAATGATCTTAGGGACTGCGGAAGTCCTACGAACGTTATCGTCTTCGAACCCCGAGCTAAAAAGGCATTCGGAAAGAATCATAGAGGCCTGTGGTCGCGGGAAGGGAATTACGAAACAATTACTCCTTTTTTCGAGCCCCGTCTCCTCGGAAATGAAACCGACCTCTCTCCCCCCGTTATTAAAAGAAGTGACTGATATGATGCGCTTCTCCTTACCTAAGAACATATCCCTCCAAACGAACTTTTCCTCCCTCGATAAGGTTATTTTAGCGGACTCGGGTCACCTGCACCAGGCGGTGATGAATCTGATCCTGAATGCAAGGGACGCTCTTCCGAACGGAGGTCGGATCTCCGTCCAGGGAGGCATCGTGGACGGAAAGACCCTAAGCCTCAAATTTCCCGGCGCGAACGAAACGAATTATGTGGAACTGGACATAGCGGATACCGGCGTCGGTATAGAAGACGATTACAAGGACAGGATTTTCGAACCTTTTTATACCACGAAAGGAAAGAACGGAACGGGTTTAGGGCTTTCCATCGTTCGCGGAATCGTTACGGAACATTCCGGCTTCATCTCGGTGGAATCCGAAAAAGGGAAGGGCACAAAGTTTTCGTTGTATTTTCCGGTCGTCCATTCGAAATCGAAAGAGGAAAATAATATATTAGAAAAATCGAATCATCTGGATTTAAGCGCCCTATTGGTGGACGACGAGGAGTTGGTTTTGGAGGCGCTCGGAGAACTGTTGAGACTCATGGGCGCGGAAGTCCAAACCTGCAAAACCGCCGAGGAAGCGATCCTCTTATACAAAAAAGGCCCGGAAAAATTCGACGTAGTGATCACGGATCTGGAAATGCCAGGAATGGGCGGAGAAGCTCTGATTTGCCAATTATTCGATTTGAATCCGCAAGCGTCCATTATAGTCACTTCCGGCAATATCGAAAGAGAAAAGAAGAAATCCCTGCAACTGAAAGGAGTACGGGGCTTTTTAGATAAACCTTACAAAGCGTCGGAAATCAATGAGATCCTGGGAAAATCTCGGTTCAAAAAGACGGTATAA
- a CDS encoding ABC transporter ATP-binding protein: protein MNLEKTEYSISCKNLRKSFGEPPIEVIRGVEFGLKKGEFVSLTGRSGSGKSTLLYMLSGLDEPSDGQVILDGKDLFEMKSLETHQFRNEHIGFVFQFHYLLPELTAMENVLMPARKVNQQGLKKEYARQLFSEFDLENCKDKFPSQMSGGEQQRTAIARALIMNPSFLFADEPTGNLDTANGDKAMEIFRRVNRENNTTILFVTHDPDYAALANRQIRLVDGKVESDTVQKH, encoded by the coding sequence ATGAATCTGGAGAAAACGGAATATTCCATTTCCTGCAAGAATCTTCGCAAGAGTTTCGGAGAGCCTCCGATCGAAGTGATCCGGGGAGTGGAGTTTGGGCTGAAAAAAGGGGAGTTCGTTTCCCTAACCGGTAGATCGGGATCGGGGAAGTCCACGCTTTTGTACATGCTTAGCGGTTTGGACGAGCCTAGCGACGGTCAGGTGATCCTGGACGGAAAGGATCTTTTCGAGATGAAAAGCCTGGAAACCCACCAGTTCCGAAACGAGCATATCGGGTTTGTCTTTCAGTTCCATTATCTTTTGCCCGAGTTGACCGCAATGGAAAACGTTCTTATGCCTGCTCGTAAGGTGAACCAACAAGGACTTAAAAAGGAGTATGCCAGACAGCTTTTCAGCGAATTCGATTTGGAAAATTGTAAGGATAAATTTCCTTCACAGATGTCCGGAGGAGAGCAACAGAGGACGGCGATTGCGAGGGCGCTCATCATGAATCCGAGTTTTCTTTTTGCCGACGAGCCTACCGGAAATTTGGACACAGCTAACGGAGATAAGGCGATGGAAATTTTCCGAAGAGTGAATCGGGAAAACAATACCACGATCCTATTCGTAACCCACGATCCGGACTATGCCGCGCTTGCAAACCGGCAAATTCGTTTGGTTGACGGAAAAGTGGAATCCGATACGGTACAAAAGCACTGA
- a CDS encoding ABC transporter permease, giving the protein MWFLAIRQLLNRPQQTVLTFVGILLGTAAYCVFSGIMVGFQEYITDQLVNNDAQIRISPRDEVIREQSFYGLFYPETTFLKWVKPPSGKLDNTQLTNVNGWFRKLDRDERVEAYAPQLNRQLIFKFGKQSLPGKLQGVDPIRQMKVTTIGNYVESGNFKDLDRGGDMIFAGSGLLEKLGATLGDTVHIVTDDGRTANVKVGGVIHVGNRMIDDTAAYASLRTVQRITLSTGVVSEIAIRLKRLDIAADMATEWAFFTRDKVESWDQTYENVLAVFKTQNIVRNTTTFTIMLVVAFGIYNILNMVVNQKKREIAILRSIGFDENDTIRLFIIQGLLLGIVGSLAGLVLGAIVCFFLDGYPIGNTSSSKTQMMSNVMRISWDWMIYLKAFGLSVGCSGIAAYIPARSASKLSPVEIIRGSA; this is encoded by the coding sequence GTGTGGTTTTTAGCGATTCGTCAACTGCTCAATCGCCCGCAGCAGACCGTGCTGACTTTCGTAGGCATCCTCCTCGGTACGGCGGCTTACTGCGTTTTTTCGGGGATCATGGTCGGATTTCAGGAATACATCACGGATCAGCTCGTCAATAACGACGCGCAGATCCGGATTTCTCCTAGAGACGAGGTGATCCGTGAACAATCGTTTTACGGACTTTTTTATCCCGAGACGACCTTTTTAAAATGGGTGAAGCCTCCTTCCGGAAAGCTGGACAATACTCAACTGACGAACGTGAACGGATGGTTCCGAAAATTGGACCGGGACGAAAGGGTGGAGGCCTACGCCCCGCAGTTGAACCGGCAATTGATCTTTAAGTTCGGAAAACAAAGCCTTCCCGGCAAATTACAGGGAGTGGATCCGATCCGGCAGATGAAGGTTACGACCATCGGAAATTACGTGGAATCCGGAAATTTCAAGGATTTGGATCGAGGCGGAGACATGATCTTTGCCGGTTCGGGGCTCTTGGAAAAACTGGGCGCGACTTTGGGAGATACCGTTCATATCGTTACCGACGACGGAAGGACAGCGAACGTAAAAGTGGGCGGAGTGATTCACGTAGGCAATCGTATGATAGACGACACTGCAGCGTATGCATCTCTTCGGACCGTACAGAGAATTACGCTTTCCACAGGGGTCGTTTCGGAAATCGCGATCCGTCTGAAGAGGCTGGATATAGCCGCCGACATGGCGACGGAATGGGCTTTCTTTACCAGGGACAAGGTGGAGAGCTGGGATCAAACCTATGAAAACGTCCTCGCGGTATTTAAAACACAAAATATTGTGCGGAACACGACGACGTTTACGATCATGTTGGTAGTTGCATTCGGAATCTATAATATATTGAACATGGTGGTGAATCAGAAGAAAAGGGAGATCGCCATCCTGAGATCGATAGGGTTCGACGAGAACGACACGATCCGTCTTTTCATCATCCAGGGGTTGCTTTTGGGAATCGTAGGTTCCTTGGCAGGCTTAGTGCTCGGCGCCATAGTGTGTTTCTTTTTGGACGGATATCCGATCGGAAATACTTCCTCGTCCAAGACGCAGATGATGTCGAATGTGATGCGGATTTCTTGGGACTGGATGATTTATCTGAAAGCGTTCGGATTGTCGGTAGGATGCTCCGGGATTGCGGCCTATATCCCCGCTAGGTCCGCTTCCAAACTTTCTCCGGTGGAGATCATCCGAGGAAGCGCCTGA
- a CDS encoding efflux RND transporter periplasmic adaptor subunit: MDRIFSFLRFFSSSRKGKILFIAAAVFILLFLSTLVWRLGFHGDTVHPKKGPIVELVYALGTVKSDRVYHLKFGIASSIQKLFVKEGDIVSQGAKLLVSDSGTLFQAPFTGTVTTFPYQEAEVVMPGISVLTMMDLKKIYVLLSLDQDSMLRIKVGQPAQLSFETLRGIKLAGKVTKVYPSDGQFFVRVDVNEMPEGVLPEMTADVAVEVAKKEEALLIPVSAIQKGRIKIKRSGDTIWVPAKVGAVDGEWCEVLENSVLSTDTVYVQEEK; this comes from the coding sequence ATGGATCGAATATTTAGTTTTCTCAGGTTTTTTTCTTCCTCTCGAAAGGGGAAGATCTTATTCATCGCCGCCGCCGTATTCATTTTACTTTTTTTGTCCACCCTCGTTTGGAGGTTGGGGTTCCATGGTGATACGGTTCACCCTAAAAAAGGGCCGATCGTGGAGTTGGTATATGCGCTGGGAACAGTCAAGTCGGATCGAGTGTATCACTTGAAGTTCGGAATCGCCTCCTCCATACAAAAGTTATTCGTGAAGGAAGGGGACATCGTATCGCAAGGGGCAAAACTTCTCGTTTCGGATTCCGGAACCCTTTTTCAGGCTCCGTTTACAGGTACGGTCACCACGTTTCCTTACCAGGAAGCGGAAGTCGTCATGCCGGGAATTTCCGTTCTTACCATGATGGATCTAAAAAAGATCTATGTTTTACTATCCTTAGACCAGGATTCCATGCTTCGCATCAAGGTAGGGCAACCGGCTCAGTTGAGTTTCGAAACTTTACGTGGAATCAAATTGGCGGGCAAGGTCACGAAGGTATACCCTTCGGACGGACAGTTCTTTGTCAGAGTGGATGTGAATGAAATGCCGGAAGGAGTTCTTCCCGAAATGACGGCAGATGTGGCGGTCGAAGTCGCAAAAAAAGAAGAGGCTTTATTGATTCCGGTTTCGGCCATCCAGAAAGGCAGGATTAAAATCAAACGGAGCGGAGATACGATTTGGGTACCTGCAAAAGTGGGGGCAGTAGACGGGGAATGGTGCGAGGTGTTGGAAAATTCCGTTCTTTCTACGGATACCGTGTACGTCCAAGAGGAGAAATAA
- a CDS encoding PAS domain S-box protein translates to MPEKENGNTDQRTLEGDVAIQSVLENIPVLIMAMDENSGIVFWNRELEKITGFTFQEAVSDSEALFASLLPNTEYRKTVTDIFLKSDSHFENWEIELQTKTQESKTVSWSRIPSRAHIPGWKNWIVGVDVTQRVEVEGNLHKSVKILSDFQTALNAVSIVAITDKKGTIIYSNDNFCKISGYSKEELLGQNHRIVNSGFHDQEFFRNLWQTISRGKIWKGEIRNRAKDGRIYWVDTTISPIFDENGKPIQYLVIRNEITERKEAEEKARQAENTLKTFQDRMSPHFLFNTLSIIHSYLETNSSLADSAILMLAENYRFLIDNANKQLVPFDVEWQFMENYINLLKLRFQDFMDVELTKEGDFSRCVLPPLILQPLVENSYIHGIRDKEGRGKIWVNAKIQGKKTVITIRDNGEGLKSTVNHSRTLGNISERLKYYLIGSELKIDNHPDGGAVVTVLFEEPNRSEFRR, encoded by the coding sequence ATGCCGGAAAAAGAAAACGGAAATACCGACCAAAGAACTCTCGAAGGCGACGTCGCGATCCAGAGTGTATTGGAGAATATCCCTGTCCTCATTATGGCCATGGACGAAAACTCCGGGATCGTATTTTGGAACCGGGAACTGGAAAAGATCACTGGATTCACTTTCCAAGAAGCAGTCTCCGATTCGGAAGCCCTCTTTGCCTCCCTTTTGCCCAACACGGAATATCGGAAAACGGTCACCGACATCTTTCTAAAATCCGACAGCCATTTTGAAAATTGGGAAATCGAACTCCAGACCAAGACTCAGGAATCCAAAACGGTTTCCTGGTCCAGGATTCCTTCCCGGGCGCACATTCCGGGCTGGAAGAACTGGATCGTAGGCGTTGACGTCACGCAACGTGTGGAGGTGGAAGGAAACCTCCATAAATCGGTAAAGATCCTTTCCGATTTCCAGACCGCTCTCAACGCAGTATCCATCGTAGCGATCACCGACAAAAAAGGAACGATCATCTACTCGAACGATAACTTCTGCAAGATCAGCGGGTACAGCAAAGAGGAATTGTTGGGGCAAAACCATCGCATCGTCAACTCGGGCTTTCACGATCAGGAGTTTTTCCGGAATTTATGGCAGACCATCTCCCGCGGAAAAATCTGGAAAGGGGAAATCCGAAACAGAGCCAAGGACGGTAGGATTTACTGGGTGGATACTACGATCTCCCCCATCTTCGATGAAAACGGCAAACCCATCCAGTACTTGGTCATACGAAACGAAATTACGGAACGTAAGGAAGCCGAGGAAAAGGCGCGCCAAGCTGAAAACACTCTCAAAACCTTCCAGGATCGGATGAGCCCTCACTTTCTATTCAACACTTTGAGTATCATCCATTCCTACCTCGAAACGAATTCCTCTCTCGCGGATTCCGCCATTCTGATGTTAGCGGAAAATTACAGATTTTTAATCGATAACGCGAATAAACAATTGGTTCCCTTCGATGTGGAATGGCAGTTTATGGAAAATTATATCAATCTGTTGAAATTGAGATTCCAGGATTTTATGGACGTGGAACTCACGAAAGAAGGAGATTTCAGCAGATGCGTACTCCCCCCTTTGATCCTGCAACCTCTTGTGGAAAATTCCTATATCCACGGAATCCGGGACAAGGAAGGACGGGGAAAAATCTGGGTGAACGCGAAAATCCAAGGCAAAAAAACGGTGATCACGATCCGCGATAATGGAGAAGGACTCAAATCCACCGTCAACCATTCCCGAACCTTGGGAAATATCTCGGAACGTTTGAAATATTACCTGATCGGATCCGAATTGAAAATAGACAACCATCCGGACGGAGGCGCCGTGGTCACGGTGCTTTTTGAAGAGCCGAACCGTTCGGAATTCCGGAGGTAG